A window of Campylobacter ureolyticus contains these coding sequences:
- a CDS encoding zonular occludens toxin domain-containing protein translates to MAISYITGIPGSGKSYFAVYQIYKEFLEEPKKKGFLNFKKQAPKKSKYLFLYTNINQFKFELKDNFIPFDNIDFNFKLNILYQVYKSVDGKDDTLLIEKAKELDLYQVLIVLDEAHNFLNDKEDEVLKWWLTYHRHLYQDIILITQDFSLIATGYKSIAEYFYKAIPAQLRLFKNKFRYQQFSSYKLYDKDLVNRKGIHIPILPEVFALYHSGDKTSTKSFIRQLIVIGIMIFILLFIGFKFFINKVLLKDVPKNEPAISDQQTDLSTNDFLKPVEKNQDLNFESKYNFVYVFYCLKGYCNLKDEKEFYPHDIVSNIVLSSDPVYAKEISSFKNMQIYVYVFKDPVFDFLKTKKGVSENEKDSFNNSTFNNFKL, encoded by the coding sequence ATGGCTATTTCATATATAACAGGCATTCCAGGAAGTGGTAAAAGCTACTTTGCAGTTTATCAAATCTATAAAGAATTTTTAGAAGAACCAAAGAAAAAAGGTTTTTTAAATTTTAAAAAACAAGCACCTAAAAAAAGTAAATATCTGTTTTTATACACAAATATAAACCAGTTTAAATTTGAGTTAAAAGATAACTTTATTCCATTTGACAATATAGATTTTAATTTCAAATTAAACATTTTATATCAAGTTTATAAAAGTGTTGATGGTAAAGATGACACACTTCTTATTGAAAAAGCTAAAGAATTAGACCTTTATCAGGTTTTAATCGTTTTAGATGAAGCACATAACTTTTTAAATGATAAAGAAGATGAAGTTTTAAAATGGTGGCTAACTTATCACAGGCATTTATACCAAGATATCATTTTAATAACTCAAGATTTCAGCCTTATAGCAACAGGTTATAAATCAATAGCAGAATATTTTTATAAAGCAATTCCCGCCCAACTAAGGCTATTTAAAAACAAATTTAGATACCAACAATTTTCAAGTTATAAGCTTTATGATAAAGATTTAGTTAATCGCAAGGGTATTCATATACCAATACTGCCTGAAGTATTTGCTCTTTATCATTCAGGCGATAAAACTTCTACTAAAAGCTTTATCAGACAACTTATAGTTATTGGCATTATGATTTTTATTTTACTTTTTATCGGTTTTAAGTTTTTTATAAACAAAGTTCTTTTAAAAGATGTTCCTAAAAATGAACCTGCTATATCAGATCAACAAACTGATTTATCTACAAATGATTTTTTAAAACCAGTTGAAAAAAATCAAGATTTAAATTTCGAAAGTAAATATAACTTTGTATATGTTTTTTACTGCTTAAAAGGATATTGCAACTTAAAAGATGAAAAAGAATTTTACCCTCATGACATAGTTTCAAATATCGTTTTAAGTTCAGATCCTGTTTACGCTAAAGAAATATCAAGTTTTAAAAATATGCAAATTTATGTTTATGTTTTTAAAGATCCTGTATTTGATTTTTTAAAAACAAAAAAAGGAGTATCCGAAAATGAAAAAGATAGTTTTAACAATTCTACTTTTAACAACTTTAAGCTTTAG